A genomic segment from Pelobates fuscus isolate aPelFus1 chromosome 7, aPelFus1.pri, whole genome shotgun sequence encodes:
- the LOC134569279 gene encoding oocyte zinc finger protein XlCOF7.1-like — protein sequence MKKSFNNRTKDFHSEKSSIFSDSYIFSKEIVNINPKPFSCSECGKCFVTKAELVLHQRTHTGEKPFSCSECGKCFVSKSQLVLHQRTHTGEKPFSCSECGKCFVSKSQLVCHQRTHTGEKPFSCSECGKCFRRHSTLVNHQRTHTGEKPFSCSECGKCFVTKARLVNHQRTHTGEKPFSCSECGKCFVTKARLVNHQRTHTGEKPFSCSECGKCFVTKARLVNHQRTHTGEKPFSCSECGKCFLSKAVLVRHQRTHTGEKPFSCSECGKCFLSKAELVLHQRTHTGETPFSCSVCGKCFVSKSQLVRHQRTHTGEKPFSCSECGKCFVSKSQLVCHQRTHTGEKPFSCSECGKCFRRHSTLVNHQRTHIREKPFSCSVCGKCFVTKAVLVLHQRTHTGEKPFSCSECGKCFVSKSQLVRHQRTHTGEKPFSCSVCGKCFVTKAVLVLHQSTHTGEKPFSCSECGKCFVIKSRFANHQKTHTGEKPFSCSECGKCFVTKAELVRHQRTHTGEKPFSCSECEKCFVSKSQLVRHQRTHTGEKPFSCSECGKCFRQHSNLVSHQRTHTGEKPFSCSECGKCFRHHSNLVSHQRTHTGEKPFSCSECGKCFRQHSTLVSHQRAHTGEKPFSRSEWGK from the coding sequence ATGAAGAAATCTTTTAATAACCGCACCAAGGACTTTCACTCTGAAAAATCAAGCATTTTCTCAGATTCCTATATTTTCTCAAAGGAGATAGTAAACATAAACcccaaacctttctcatgttctgaatgtggaaaatgttttgtcactaaAGCAGAGCTTGTccttcatcagagaactcacacaggagagaaacctttctcatgttctgaatgtggaaaatgttttgttagtAAATCACAGCTTGTccttcatcagagaactcacacaggagagaaaccgttctcatgttctgaatgtggaaaatgttttgttagtAAATCACAGCTTgtctgtcatcagagaactcacacaggagagaaacctttctcatgttctgaatgtggaaaatgttttcggAGACATTCAACTCTTGTcaatcatcagagaactcacacaggagagaaaccgttctcatgttctgaatgtggaaaatgttttgtcactaaAGCACGGCTTGTcaatcatcagagaactcacacaggagagaaaccgttctcatgttctgaatgtggaaaatgttttgtcactaaAGCACGGCTTGTcaatcatcagagaactcacacaggagagaaaccgttctcatgttctgaatgtggaaaatgttttgtcactaaAGCACGGCTTGTcaatcatcagagaactcacacaggagagaaaccgttctcatgttctgaatgtggaaaatgttttcttAGTAAAGCAgttcttgtccgtcatcagagaactcacacaggagagaaaccgttctcatgttctgaatgtggaaaatgttttcttAGTAAAGCAGAGCTTGTccttcatcagagaactcacacaggagagacaccgttctcatgttctgtatgtggaaaatgttttgttagtAAATCAcagcttgtccgtcatcagagaactcacacaggagagaaacctttctcatgttctgaatgtggaaaatgttttgttagtAAATCACAGCTTgtctgtcatcagagaactcacacaggagagaaaccgttctcatgttctgaatgtggaaaatgttttcggAGACATTCAACTCTTGTcaatcatcagagaactcacataagagagaaaccgttctcatgttctgtatgtggaaaatgttttgtcactaaAGCAGTTCTTGTtcttcatcagagaactcacacaggagagaaaccgttctcatgttctgaatgtggaaaatgttttgttagtAAATCAcagcttgtccgtcatcagagaactcacacaggagagaaaccgttctcatgttctgtatgtggaaaatgttttgtcactaaAGCAGTTCTTGTTCTTCATCAGAgcactcacacaggagagaaaccgttttcgtgttctgaatgtggaaaatgttttgtcattAAATCACGGTTTGCCAATCATCagaaaactcacacaggagagaaaccgttctcatgttctgaatgtggaaaatgttttgtcactaaagcagagcttgtccgtcatcagagaactcacacaggagagaaaccgttctcatgttctgaatgtgaaaaatgttttgttagTAAATCAcagcttgtccgtcatcagagaactcacacaggagagaaacctttctcatgttctgaatgtggaaaatgttttcggcaacattcaaatcttgtcagtcatcagagaactcacacaggagagaaaccattctcatgttctgaatgtggaaaatgttttaggcaccattcaaatcttgtcagtcatcagagaactcacacaggagagaaaccattctcatgttctgaatgtggaaaatgttttcggcAACATTCAACTCTTGTCAGTCATCAGCgagctcacacaggagagaaaccgttctcacgTTCTGAATGGGGAAAATGA